GAACTGGAACAGCTGCTCCAAGTGCAGACTGAGTGGCCAACCAATACAATTGACACTtgaaagtttttttcttcttgtcgaTGATCTCCAGGCTGATGTTGGGCATGGCACGCAGCAGAGCATGCCTCTTGTGTGCAGGAAGTTCTCTCTCTAAGGTCTGATGTAAGAGAGAGAAGTCGTACAGGTGGAGCTCAAAGCTGGACACCAGGAAGACCTGCGGAGACTCGAAGCCTGATTCTCTGAGTCCTGGCACAGAAAAAACACGTTAAGATGATGTATAAAAAATGCAGAAGACCTTTAtaagaaatcatttaaaactTGGATCTGAATATGTTTAAAAAGTGAACTCAGATCTCACTGAGCTGTAAATGATCAGACACTCACTGTGAACACAGTTGTCTCTGATTTTTGTAAGAGTGTCCTCTTCATTgaagtctctctttttttcagcatttataTCATTGTCGATCTTTGAGCGAACAAAGTAGtactttttcttcatcttctgaATCTCCTGAGCGAGTTTCACATCATTTTCTCTGAAGCGAGTGTctgagatgatgatgaagaagtcAAACTTCTCAAATCCAACAAGCTTCAGGTACTTCTTAGCTGGAAACTTGGTGGTGCCGATTCCAGGAAGATCCCATAATTTAACATTGGGATAGTTTGGATGGGGGTACGGTGTGACCTCTACGGTGGTTTCTGTAACACCAGTAGGAGCAGCTCCCTTGTCACCATTGGACAGCCCTCTGAGGGCATTAACAAAGGTGGATTTACCAGAACCAGTTTCCCCTGTGATGGCGATATTTAGTGGAatattattttctctttctaaATATTGTTGAATCcttgcagctgctgcagcgATGTCATTGTTTTCCAGTGCTTCTCTAACTCCAGGAATTTCTTCTGGAAGTGAATCATTTGGATCCCCCATGCTGATCcttaaacagaagaagaaaacctgAGAAAACTTGCAAggctgcatttgggtccaattGTGCCTGCTGCAGACACCAACACTTAACAAGCTGGACCAGGAACAAGTCAGTTGTAGAGCTGCACAGaggaatctttggaaaaagctgcaaataaacataacgaacactgcagcattgtgtttgtgtgggtccTTAGTGTCACAGTGGTGCTAAAACCCAGTGCAGGATAACAGACCCGTGACCACTGCAGCCACTGGAAGTACTGGCAGAAATAGCCGCCATGCACTGGAAGCAGGCAGCGGTGCATCAAGATCAGCTCCCATAGCTACGGGACCGGGCCAAGCACCAGATCGTTTATACAGGTAATGAGTTGAGAAAGCTCCCAATATCAGCTTGTTACCTGTATAAAATACACCTAGGAGTCGGAAATCTTGCTGATTGAtaggggatcaaatacttaCATCGTTCATAAAATTCAAGTtaatttataactttttttaaatggatttttctggatttttcggttattgttttatttttcactgttcAAATAAACCTACCATTGAAATTGCAGACTGATCATTTCTTTGTTAGTGGGCAAACTTATTAGAAAACCAGCTGATTTACGAAGTTTTTCCCTGACtgtataaataatgtaagtTATTCTCCGTTGATCTAAATATTATATGACCGGATGCACTGAAACTGGCTTAATAATCAGCAGACTGTGTGATGATGAAGTAACACCCAAAGCTAAAAGAGGCAGTTTCCCTCACAGAGTCTggtaaaaagtttattttgtccATATAAGATCATATCAGAGACGGGGACAGGAAGTCATTCAGCAACCTCACCTGTATAATTATTAAAACGCACCAAATCCATAAAAAACTAGATTTTCTGACTTatctcaaaaaataaaaatggtgaCAATAGAAAGAAAGTGACTTTAGCTTAATTAAAGAGATAAATTAAAATAACTTACACTGGATTCCTGCTGAGGCTGAAAGTGAAGAGAGCAGCAAACTGCAGTCAGTAACAATGGGAGCAGTCGCAGTTTGACTTTGAGCTTTTGTGGTTAGTCACAGGAAAAAGCTCCACCCAAGATAATAATGAATGAACCAATCAGCGAGTCTTCCTGAGGGCCACAATAAGATATGTAGAAGCAGCTGATTTATAAGAAGTCATATTTCCACAGCAGAACTCAGTGTACTGTACAGTGGAgtgaaaagatgtttttctatttttttgtgCTTGTCACACtttaatgtttcagatcatcagcaccaacttcacacccgatcagatctgcacactgttagacctctgcctcaccacaacatacttcaaatacaacgaaggcttctacagacaaaaacatggctgtgccatgggctcccccgtgtcacctattgtagccaacctttacatggaggaagtggaaaggaaggctcttggctctttcaaaggaagagtacccagccattggtacagatatgtagatgacacctgggtcaaaatcaagacacaaggagtggaatccttcactgcgcacatcaacgctgtggataaaaacatcaagttcaccagggaagacacaaaggataactgtttgcctttcctggactgcgctgtgcacattgaagagaatggcaacctcaacatcgaagtttaccggaagcccacacacacggaccagtacctcctctttgactcccatcaccctctggaacacaaacttggagtaatcaggaccctacaccaccgggcagaacatgttccctctaagcctgagggaaaaaagaaggaacacacatgtaaaggaagcactcaaaacatgcggttatcctaactgggcgttcataaagtcagcaaagatgcacagaaaagaagatcagacaccagcgagggaggataagaaagacagacgcaacaacgttgttatcccctatgtagccggtgtatcagagaaactcaggagagtttcctccaagcacgacatcccagtgtacttcagacccagcaacacactcagacagaaactggttcacccgaaagacaaaactccaaaacacagacttaacaacgtggtgtatgctgtacagtgcagcgaggaatgcccagacctctgtattggagagaccaaacagccacttcacaagcgcatggcacaacatagaagagccacctccacaggtcaagactcagcagtccatctgcatcttaaggataaaggtcactctttcgaggatgccaacgttcacattttggacagagaggacagatggtttgaaagaggagtgaaagaggccatctatgtccactgtgagcgaccatctttgaacagaggcggtggtttacgacaccaactgtctgccatctataatccagttttgagttccctccccagacgctttaatgcccactcacatcctgggccatctgacctcaggaattcaaatgacaaggtggggccaggtttcacaatgagctcacctgaaaccctggctgattaggtcccacacccgctttcacaccttggctcatgtgattagatcaccagggggtcctttgtccctctttggggggatactcccactgggtttaaatctgggactctcggccatttgaccttagaactgaagaagcttctcggatgagaggtgaaacgtcttcaagcaacttaaagaagtccagacgcttttctttgcaaactcctttgacggCAAGGAAAGGATGTTTATATTGTCTAGTGTTCAACTGATCCATAGGGGACAAATCCTAATATGTGAATATATGTATTGTGGTACATAATTGGAAATTAGAACAAAATCCTGCTTTAAATAACATGTTTTTCTATTTaatgaaatgtaatatttttatattgtacCAGGCACTTCTTCACCTGTTTATGATCCACCAGATAACCAGGATGTGGTGCCTTTTGAAACATCTTCTCCTTCAACATCATGCATGACACCAGGCCATCCACATGGTATTTAACCTCCAATCTTACTTTATAGATTAATATTGAAagcctttaaaaacaaaataatgatgTTGGGTAGTTAACATTGTGCagtaaatattttataatattgATACTGTCATTTTTGCAAGAGATGTTCTAGATTAAAAACGATTTTTAAATTGAATCCTCCCATACTTAGATATATCTCAAAATCCAGCGGAGGGACCTAGACAGCCACACTTGAAGATATTTCCTCGAACAGTACATGGTGaaaagaggagggccttcagcAAGACATGGTATTCACAACACAAATGGCTGGAATATTCTCAAAGTCGCGACTCTGTCTATTTTTTTGCATGTAGACACTTTTCCCTTCCAAATGCTTCTGAAACTCCTTTTACATCACATGAAGGGTACTCAAACTGGAAGAAGGCGATGTATAAAGATGGAAGTTTTAAGGGGCATGAGAAATCTGAAGGTCATACGAATGCCATGTATGCTTGGAGTGAACATAAGAACAACATTTTGACAGATTCATCTGTGCGTGATGCTTTGGACAAGGCatataaaaaaaagtagaggAAAATCGCATATATATCAAAACTGTTGCTGAAGTACTTCTCCTTACAGCTATGCAAAACCTCTCCCAAAGGGGGCATCTTGAGACAGATACATcacaaaatggtaaatggactggttcttatatagcgcttttctcctcttctgagcactcaaatgCTTTACACatttgtgcattcacccattcacacccattcgcacttctaagtaacattcacactccgatggatgcattggagagcaacatggggttagtatcttgcccaaggatatttggtatgcaaactggagcagcctgggatcgaaccaccgaccttctggttagtggctgatctgctctgccacctgagctacagccaaaACAAAGGGAACTTTTTAGAGATAATGGAACTTATTTCTAAGCATAATCCACTgattgcaaaaaaacaaaacaaaaacgaaagctgcaggaaatgcaaaatATACCAGTAACACCATTCAGAATGAAGTAATGGAATGTCTGTCAGAGATGGTACGTGAAGACAATATCAGAGAAGTGAAGGAGAGGGAGTACTTCTCTGTGATTGCAGATGAAACAAAAGACctaaagaaaacagagcaacTGTCATTAGTACTAAGGTATTACTACAATAGGGCTGTTCAAGAGAGTTTTTTAGAGTTCCAGAGAGCAAGTCAGCTAGATGCAGCAGGGCTCACCCAAAACATCATACAGTGTCTGGAAAGGTATGGCCTTGAATATCGATCCAATCTTGTAGGCCAAGGATATGATGGGGCGTCAGTAATGGCAGGGAAATGCAGGGGTGTTGCAGCCAGGATCAAAACAGAGGCAAAACATGCATTTTATGTAAATTGCAATGCACATTGCCTTAACCTTGTTATCGTTGATGCAGTGAAAGCAGTCCCTGAAGCTGACtgctttttttcattgttgcagaaattgtatgtctatatgtcaggttcaTATGTTCACCAAAAATGGATCACAGTTCAAAAAGACATGTATCCAGAGGCTCCTAGAGAGCTTCAGAGACTTAGTGATGGGCATGTCGTTACAGTGCATGCAAAACTGTAATGGACAGATTAGCAGCTATATTAAGAGTGCTACATGAGATAGATTTAGAGAACAGTGGTGACAGATCAGTGGAGGCACGGGGTCTGTTGGCACAAATTGACCTCACATTTATTGGCAATTTATCCACATTTAGAAAAATTCTAGGGGAAATTAAGTTGCTTTCTGATGTACTTCAGTCTCCATCTCTTGATCTAGCAAAGGGTGTAGACCTAATTCATGCACTTCAAGACACCTTGGACCAATATAGAAGTGAATCCCGTTTTGATGAGCTGTGGCAAGACGCAATGGATATTGCTGAACAGTGTACTGTTTCCTTGATACATACAGACCAGCCAAGCTGGTCTGTATGACTGTGATATTGAAGACCTCAAACATAAGCTGTATCAAGCTAGTAAGGTTGTTCAAAGGAGAGCAGGGTGTGGAAATTGTTGGGTCTATTTCCACAAGCCctgctagttctagagacttattcatcatgaaagaaaacaagacagtcagcgatcgattgattacttgcgcaagggaggcctcatctgtgttCACCACGtaaatgaccccaaatccggcctcctctcgctgccttttattgagaacaCAGTTCACATAAAACAATAGTACCTCCCTTCATAACCACTCTGCCAAGTAGGACTGTTATTGGAACAGTGCAGCCTGTTGCATCAATATATCCTGCTAATGTATTCAAAACTGACTGCCTCCCTACTGCATCAGTCCGCCCCATCCAGGCTAAGAGCTCAGGTGAGAACACACCTAAAAGTGAACAATGGGACCCACCTGTCGACTTGACTCACCTGAATGACCACCAGAGACAAGCCGTTAGTCAGATGTTAAGAGAAGAATCAGAGTCATTCTCTAAATCTGATGATGACATAGGCTGTGTTGACCAGGGTAAAGCATACCACCAGGGGTTCATGGGCAAAGAAAGTAAACACCTAACAGCTTTTGTGACCCCCTGGGGCCTGTATGAGTGGGTCAGAATCCCATTTGGACTGATGAATGCTCCGGCAGCATTTCAACGCTGCATGGAGGAGTGCTTAGAAGGGTTAAGGGATGAAATATGTGTGCCTTACCTCGATGATGTCCTTGTCTTTAGCAGAACGTTTGAGGATCATGTTGAGGACGTCAGGAAAGTGCTGCGCCGACTCAGGGAGTACGGGATCAAACTCAAACCAAGGAAGTGTGACCTGTTTCGGACAGAAGTGCGGCACCTTGGCAGGATTGTGTCAGCAGTGGGAAGCAGGATAGACCCCGCAGACACCGCTGCTGTGACAGCTTTGAAAAACAAACGGCCAGGTACTGTTGGTGAACTAAGAGCAATGTTGGGCCTACTAAGTTATTACAGACAATACATCAAGAATTTTGCCAGAATTGCAAATCCTCTGTATGACTTGCTCAAGGGACCTGCAGATGCTGAGACCCAGCGAAACACAAGATTAAAGTGGCAAACAAAGCGAAACAGGTGTAGTGTCCCTTCGAGCACACCTATTGAGTGGACCGACATGCACCAGTTAGCACTAGAACAGCTGATAGACTGTCTAACGCAGCCCCCTGTTCTAGGCTTTCCAGAATTTTCACAGCCATTCACCTTTCACACTGATGCGTCAAACCAGGGATTAGGTGCCGTGTTGTACCAAAAGCAGAATGGAAAGCTTCGTGTGATTGCTTATGGTTCCCGCACTTTAACTGCAGCTGAGAAGAATTACCATCTGCATTCAGGCAAGTTAGAGTTTCTTGCTCTCAAGTGGGCTATCACACCATTCTTCACCTTGTACACCGACAATAATCCACTTACCTATGTATTGTCCACTGCCAAACTGAATGCAACAGGGTGTCGATGGGTAGCAGAACTGGCAGATTTTCACTTCACAATTAAATATCGCCCTGGTAAAGAAAATGTGGACACAGACAGCCTCTCCAGGATGCTGGTAGACATGGAAACGTTTATGAATGAATGCACAGAGGAAATGGCATACGATGTAATTGGAGCAACCACACAGGCAGTGGAAAGGCAGGATGACTCCAATGTGTCATGGTCCATGGGTGTCTCAGTCAGGTGTTCAGCCATGGCCACAGATGTTTCCATCACTCCACTGACAAAAGGCCAGATCAAACAGGACCAGAGGAGTGATCCGACTATTGGACCTGTAATTCAGTGTAAACTAACACAGGAAAAACCATCACGTTCAGAATCAAGACAACTCAGCCTACAGGTCATATGTCTCCTGAGGGAGTGGGACAAATTGGAGATGGATGAGAATGGGATCTTGCACAGAAAAACAGCTAACAGAAAACAGTTGGTCATACCAGAAATACACAAAAGTACTGTACTAAAGGAGCTACATGATGAAATGGGCCATCAAGGTGTAGAGAGAACATTGTCACTGATACGGGACCGGTTTTACTGGCCCTATATGCAACGGGAAGTAGAGGATTATGTGACCAGAAGGTGTGTTTGcataaaacagaagaagccGTGTCATGAGAGCAGAGCACCACTGACTAATATTGTCACTACTCACCCATTTGAACTTGTCTCAATCAATTTCCTGCACCTTGACAAGTGCAAAGGGGGTTATGAATACATGCTTGTAGTCATTGACCATTTCACACGCTTCGCCCAAGCATATGCCACAACTTCCAAATCAGCTAAAGCGGCTGCAGACAAAATCTTTAATGACTATGCTTTAAGATTTGGGTTTCCAGCACGAATATATCATGATCAAGGTGCTGAATTTGAAAATAATCTGTTTGCACAACTGAAAAACTACTGTGCAGTTGCTGGGTCCAGGACTACTCCCTACCATCCCCAAGGGAATGGACAGGTGGAGCAGTTAAATAGGACACTACTCCAGATGCTGAAAACACTCTCAGAGAGTCAGAAAACTAACTGGAAGGACTCGCTTAACAAACTGATTTATGCTTATAATTGTACCCGCAGCGAGGTAACTGGATTCTCCCCTTTTTACTTGCTATACGGACGCTCCCCACGATTGCCAATCGACATGCTGTTCAGCTTGACCTCAGAACAAGGAGATGGCAATCATCATGACTACATGGTAAAATGGAAACGGTTGATTGTGCGTCGATCCATTGCTAATGCCTCAGGGCTCCAGTAGGTGGGTTCGCGCGCCTCCTTTACTCACCTCTCCTCACTATTTCCCCTTTTTAAGGTAACTGCCATGCACAaatctgtataaatgtgtgttacTGTCACTTTGTTATCATTGTTCATTGTAGCGAAAGATGTGAATTGCGGACTATTTTGCTGAGAAGTTCCAGTTAATCTCTGTTGCTGTGTATGCTAGTTTTCGCTATTACTCCGCCATATTGTGTGAAGATTTTTCTGTTACTACCTGTATAATTTAACTACTGAAAGACATGCAGTACTTAAAGTATTATTTCATTGCTGTGGAAAGTTAGTGACTGTGTCGGCTAACATGTGTGAgttaaaaagatgtttttgtctAATGCTACAGTTCATGTTATCTAAAGTATTCTCATCAGCTAATGCAGCGAACAATATTGACTTAGTTTGGATACAGTTGTCCTGAGATTGAGTGCATCCATAAGAATATTGTTTTGGTTGTATTGCTTCTGAAACTCAATACAGacgagtgagagtgagagctgcGTGTCCGTGCCATTCTTTCACCTCTCCTCACTATTTCCCCTGTTTAAGGGCACAACAGCACTGATTGTATCTCTTGTACTTTATCAACACCATATCTAAAACTTTGCACTGTAGTGGTGAAAATCTTATtctaataaaagttaaaagcgCATCCGGTTATTAGGTTTATAGTGTTATTGAATTATGGTTAACGGttggtagaattttttttaacattatctgccaattacatctgccacccttctccaaatctgtgcccctacctgcccccccgcatcaaaaattttctagacacgccactgCACAGATttagtaacattagcaagtggtggaggccagcaggtggatgagggaaaggggaggcaggaggagcagagaaccgaggcggccgccggtccgagtgtcaggtgaactgaacttcaggtaagaagttatgacctgcagtctctctgggtcagatataaaccaagtttagtttatttttgttgtgctgactttttacagtcagttacaataactcgtactgcgtactagctagcatgacggagtttctatacagctgggtgggtgctatgatgtcactgatgttgaactttattttgttcataaggttagttagtagagttgccaaccgtcccataaaaaacggaatcgtctcgtattcagacaAAATATTTTGCGTTTCgtgttgaggtgaaaaggaccacagtttgtcccggacttcagctacaatgaaaaagacaaagctggagttattctgtgtttacgctgcagctgcctcttctcctctcattctctccccctccctctcctgtttctacttcaatcatgaaactgatcaatgatcagctgatcggcttttctctcttgtttgtttatcgcccactttgcgccagaaagaggaagcCAGCTGATGTcatgctaaacaacagcagcacgtttaagcttgatcagctgttgttagaatttatttaatattactttctagtatcagctgatgtttgctggagccacagctgtaaagctgctggtcatgatgtcggtttggatatgtggtgagagggaaacatgaagatgaaaccaggagatgtccttactga
This is a stretch of genomic DNA from Pelmatolapia mariae isolate MD_Pm_ZW linkage group LG16_19, Pm_UMD_F_2, whole genome shotgun sequence. It encodes these proteins:
- the LOC134644739 gene encoding interferon-inducible GTPase 5-like, translating into MGDPNDSLPEEIPGVREALENNDIAAAAARIQQYLERENNIPLNIAITGETGSGKSTFVNALRGLSNGDKGAAPTGVTETTVEVTPYPHPNYPNVKLWDLPGIGTTKFPAKKYLKLVGFEKFDFFIIISDTRFRENDVKLAQEIQKMKKKYYFVRSKIDNDINAEKKRDFNEEDTLTKIRDNCVHRLRESGFESPQVFLVSSFELHLYDFSLLHQTLERELPAHKRHALLRAMPNISLEIIDKKKKTFKCQLYWLATQSALGAAVPVPGLSIAVDAAVLVDAVTDYVFAFGLDIPSLKRLSARTDVSYTALCAVIISPLAAVEITTELLLKALTQVGHIATLIAAEEVSRFIPFIGIPIAMGFSFTTTYNILNLILDKLADDAQKLFEMTLNLKIKDE